In a genomic window of Myxococcales bacterium:
- a CDS encoding 2-hydroxychromene-2-carboxylate isomerase has protein sequence MTAREIEFFFDIGSSYSYLAATQMAAVAARTGVPVRFRPFLLGGVFKAAGNDLPIRVPAKARWMVHDMTLWAHHYGVPFRVPSRFPMITLRTQRALAAAERLAGASALPAFALALFRAYWAEDQDVTTDPVIAAAAGAAGLDADAILAAIDAPETKELLRATTDEAVRRGAFGAPAMFVGDLLFWGNDRLPLLEQHLARTA, from the coding sequence ATGACCGCCCGCGAGATCGAGTTCTTCTTCGACATCGGCTCGTCGTACAGCTACCTGGCGGCGACCCAGATGGCGGCGGTGGCGGCGCGGACCGGCGTGCCGGTGCGGTTCCGGCCGTTCCTCCTCGGCGGGGTGTTCAAGGCCGCGGGCAACGACCTGCCGATCCGGGTCCCGGCCAAGGCCCGCTGGATGGTCCACGACATGACCCTGTGGGCGCACCACTACGGCGTCCCGTTCCGGGTGCCGAGCCGGTTCCCGATGATCACGCTGCGGACCCAGCGCGCGCTCGCCGCCGCCGAGCGCCTGGCCGGAGCGTCGGCGCTGCCCGCGTTCGCGCTGGCGCTGTTCCGGGCCTACTGGGCCGAGGACCAGGACGTCACGACCGATCCGGTGATCGCGGCCGCGGCCGGCGCGGCCGGGCTCGACGCCGACGCGATCCTGGCGGCGATCGACGCGCCCGAAACCAAGGAGCTGCTGCGGGCGACCACCGATGAGGCGGTCCGCCGCGGCGCGTTCGGCGCCCCGGCGATGTTCGTCGGCGACCTGCTGTTCTGGGGCAACGACCGCTTGCCGTTGCTCGAGCAGCACCTCGCCCGCACCGCGTGA
- a CDS encoding LL-diaminopimelate aminotransferase → MRANPNFQKLPAGYLFPEIGRRVRAFTAAHPDAAVIRLGIGDVTEPLAPAIVAAMHAAVDEMAVRATFRGYGPEQGYDFLLDAIRAHDYRSRGVEIGADEIFVSDGSKCDSGNLQELFAADAVIAIADPVYPVYVDSNVMAGRTGAPGPDGRFPGLVYLPSTAATGFVPAPPDRGGIDVVYLCSPNNPTGAVMTRAQLTAWVEWAQAHDALIVFDAAYEAYISDPALPRSIFEIPGARTCAIELRSFSKRAGFTGVRCAFMVVPKELHGVGADGARVSLNAMWSRRHSTKFNGASYVVQRGAAASYSPDGLAQTMGQVGFYMDNARLLRAGLAAAGFEVFGGEHAPYIWLATPGGMRSWDFFDQLLERAHLVGTPGSGFGPAGEGYFRLSAFNSRANVEEAVARLRKAFG, encoded by the coding sequence ATGCGCGCCAACCCGAACTTCCAGAAGCTCCCGGCCGGCTACCTGTTCCCCGAGATCGGTCGACGCGTGCGCGCGTTCACGGCCGCGCACCCCGACGCCGCGGTGATCCGCCTCGGCATCGGCGACGTGACCGAGCCGCTGGCACCCGCGATCGTCGCGGCGATGCACGCCGCGGTCGACGAGATGGCGGTGCGCGCGACCTTCCGCGGCTACGGCCCCGAGCAGGGCTACGACTTCTTGCTCGACGCGATCCGCGCGCACGACTACCGCAGCCGCGGCGTCGAGATCGGCGCCGACGAGATCTTCGTGTCCGACGGCTCCAAGTGCGACAGCGGCAACCTGCAGGAGCTGTTCGCGGCCGACGCGGTGATCGCGATCGCCGACCCGGTCTACCCGGTCTACGTCGACTCCAACGTCATGGCCGGCCGCACCGGCGCGCCCGGCCCCGACGGCCGGTTCCCGGGCCTGGTGTACCTGCCGTCGACCGCGGCCACCGGCTTCGTGCCGGCGCCGCCCGACCGCGGCGGCATCGACGTGGTCTACCTGTGCTCGCCCAACAACCCGACCGGCGCGGTCATGACCCGGGCCCAGCTGACCGCGTGGGTCGAGTGGGCCCAGGCCCACGACGCGCTGATCGTCTTCGACGCCGCCTACGAGGCGTACATCTCCGACCCGGCGCTGCCGCGCTCGATCTTCGAGATCCCGGGCGCGCGCACCTGCGCGATCGAGCTGCGCAGCTTCTCCAAGCGCGCCGGCTTCACCGGCGTGCGCTGCGCGTTCATGGTCGTGCCCAAGGAGCTGCACGGGGTCGGCGCCGACGGCGCGCGGGTCTCGCTCAACGCCATGTGGAGCCGCCGCCACTCGACCAAGTTCAACGGCGCCAGCTACGTCGTCCAGCGCGGCGCCGCCGCGTCGTACAGCCCCGACGGCCTGGCCCAGACCATGGGCCAGGTCGGGTTCTACATGGACAACGCCCGGCTCCTGCGCGCGGGCCTGGCCGCGGCCGGCTTCGAGGTGTTCGGCGGCGAGCACGCGCCGTACATCTGGCTGGCCACGCCCGGCGGCATGAGGTCGTGGGACTTCTTCGATCAGCTGCTCGAGCGCGCCCACCTGGTCGGCACGCCCGGCTCGGGCTTCGGCCCCGCCGGCGAGGGCTACTTCCGGCTCAGCGCGTTCAACTCGCGCGCGAACGTCGAGGAGGCGGTCGCGCGGCTGCGCAAGGCGTTCGGGTGA